From the Streptomyces syringium genome, one window contains:
- a CDS encoding DNA-3-methyladenine glycosylase I, producing MSVGAVAGPDGLARCPWGLEAESMADYRVYHDTEWGLPVRGDDALYERMCLEAFQSGLSWLTILRRREGFRAAFAGFSIPAVAAFTDADAERLLADPGIIRNRAKIAAAIGNAKVAAQWEPGELDALIWSYAPGPDRPVPRTWADVPATTPESTALAKELKKRGFRFIGPTTAYALMQACGLVDDHLADCHARRLPPPGSATA from the coding sequence ATGAGCGTGGGTGCGGTCGCCGGTCCGGACGGGCTGGCGCGCTGTCCGTGGGGCCTGGAGGCGGAGTCCATGGCGGACTACCGCGTCTATCACGACACCGAGTGGGGCCTCCCGGTGCGCGGTGACGACGCGCTGTACGAGCGGATGTGCCTGGAAGCGTTCCAGTCCGGGCTGTCGTGGCTGACGATCCTGCGCCGCCGGGAGGGCTTCCGGGCGGCCTTCGCCGGATTCTCCATCCCCGCGGTGGCGGCCTTCACGGACGCGGACGCGGAGCGGCTGCTGGCCGACCCGGGCATCATCCGCAACCGCGCCAAGATCGCGGCCGCGATCGGCAACGCCAAGGTCGCGGCGCAGTGGGAGCCCGGCGAGCTGGACGCGCTCATCTGGTCCTACGCCCCGGGGCCCGACCGGCCCGTACCGCGCACGTGGGCCGACGTACCCGCGACGACCCCCGAGTCCACGGCACTGGCCAAGGAACTCAAGAAGCGCGGCTTCCGTTTCATCGGCCCCACGACCGCGTACGCCTTGATGCAGGCGTGCGGCCTGGTGGACGACCACCTGGCGGACTGCCACGCCAGGCGGCTGCCGCCGCCGGGGTCCGCGACGGCCTGA
- a CDS encoding sec-independent translocase translates to MLDIGFFELVALAVLAVLIFGPDKLPKVIQDVSRTLRKIRQFSESAKEDIRSELGPEFKDFEFEDLNPKTFVRKHVLDKDELGLKEIRSGFDFKSEMAEVTDAVHGRESTRPAPSAGAPGTPDLLKKQATRDAGTPPPFDSDAT, encoded by the coding sequence GTGCTCGACATAGGATTCTTCGAGCTGGTCGCGCTCGCCGTGCTGGCGGTGCTCATCTTCGGCCCGGACAAGCTGCCCAAGGTCATCCAGGACGTGTCCCGCACCCTGCGCAAGATCCGGCAGTTCTCCGAGAGCGCCAAGGAGGACATCCGCTCCGAGCTGGGCCCGGAATTCAAGGACTTCGAGTTCGAGGACCTGAACCCCAAGACCTTCGTCCGCAAGCACGTCCTGGACAAGGACGAGCTGGGACTGAAGGAGATCCGCAGCGGCTTCGACTTCAAGTCGGAGATGGCCGAGGTCACGGACGCCGTGCACGGCCGCGAATCCACCCGGCCGGCCCCCTCCGCGGGCGCCCCGGGCACCCCGGACCTGCTGAAGAAGCAGGCCACGCGGGATGCCGGCACACCGCCGCCGTTCGATTCCGACGCCACCTGA
- a CDS encoding zf-HC2 domain-containing protein, translating into MTGSGGQSPAEHHLGDRLAALVDGELGHDSRERVLAHLATCWTCKAEADAQRRLKNVFAQAAPPPLSDSLLARLQGLPATGGDDAQDGRQGPGGPGKGAFGVRAEELALLPGVDHRPLERGFRTHDVERGSVRGRRFAFAAAGAVSLAAFALGGSQPLETTVDSPRARAENARRVASPLAMAPGRVREDTRRERGMAAASQDRPTAMSAPVVPTSLSVALLRPSGAPLLPPLIRTTLAVPTALPSPPAAGSSTSH; encoded by the coding sequence GTGACCGGTTCAGGCGGTCAGTCCCCCGCCGAGCACCATCTCGGCGACCGCCTCGCGGCCCTGGTCGACGGGGAGTTGGGACACGACTCTCGGGAGCGGGTGCTCGCGCACCTGGCGACCTGCTGGACATGCAAAGCGGAAGCCGACGCTCAGCGCCGGCTCAAAAACGTGTTCGCCCAGGCGGCGCCCCCGCCGCTGTCCGACAGCCTGCTCGCGCGGCTCCAGGGCCTGCCGGCCACCGGGGGCGATGACGCGCAGGACGGACGGCAGGGCCCGGGCGGTCCGGGAAAAGGCGCCTTCGGCGTACGGGCGGAGGAGCTGGCTCTGCTCCCGGGCGTCGACCACCGGCCCCTTGAGCGCGGCTTCCGTACCCACGACGTGGAGCGCGGCAGCGTGCGCGGGCGCCGGTTCGCCTTCGCCGCGGCCGGTGCCGTGTCGCTCGCCGCGTTCGCCCTCGGCGGCTCCCAGCCGCTGGAGACGACCGTGGACAGCCCCCGGGCCCGTGCGGAGAACGCCCGGCGGGTCGCGAGCCCGCTCGCCATGGCCCCCGGCCGGGTCCGTGAGGACACCCGCCGGGAGCGGGGGATGGCCGCCGCCTCGCAGGACCGGCCCACCGCGATGAGCGCCCCCGTGGTGCCCACCTCGCTGAGCGTGGCCCTGCTGCGTCCCTCCGGGGCGCCGCTGCTGCCGCCGCTGATCCGCACCACGCTCGCCGTCCCGACGGCGCTCCCGTCCCCGCCCGCGGCAGGCTCCTCCACTTCGCACTGA
- a CDS encoding O-methyltransferase, translating to MRRLRGQERAITGNRQTSWAFADAFVAEDEALRWARDRAREAGLRSVSSGTGAALRLLAAAVDAKAVAEIGTGTGVSGIHLLHGMRPDGVLTTVDSDPESQQFARQAFRAAGFAGNRARFIPGRALEVLPRLADGGYDLVFCDGDRLECLDYLAESLRLLRPGGLVCFEGVFADGRTVDSAAQPAEVQRLRELLRAVRESTVLLPSLLPVGDGLLCAVRRG from the coding sequence GTGCGTCGACTACGGGGACAGGAGAGGGCCATTACCGGCAACCGGCAGACGAGCTGGGCGTTCGCCGATGCGTTCGTCGCCGAGGACGAGGCGTTGCGCTGGGCCCGTGACCGGGCCCGTGAGGCAGGTCTCCGCTCGGTGTCGTCCGGCACCGGCGCCGCGCTGCGCCTGCTCGCCGCGGCGGTGGATGCCAAGGCCGTCGCCGAGATCGGCACCGGCACCGGGGTCTCCGGCATCCACCTCCTGCACGGCATGCGGCCCGACGGCGTGCTGACGACGGTGGACAGCGACCCCGAGAGCCAGCAGTTCGCCCGGCAGGCGTTCCGCGCGGCGGGCTTCGCCGGCAACCGGGCGCGCTTCATCCCCGGCCGCGCGCTGGAGGTGCTGCCGCGCCTCGCCGACGGCGGGTACGACCTGGTCTTCTGCGACGGCGACCGGCTGGAGTGCCTCGACTACCTAGCCGAATCGTTGCGCCTGCTGCGGCCCGGCGGCCTCGTCTGCTTCGAGGGCGTCTTCGCCGACGGCCGCACCGTGGACTCCGCGGCGCAGCCCGCGGAGGTCCAGCGGCTGCGTGAACTGCTCCGGGCGGTACGGGAGTCCACCGTGCTGCTGCCGTCCCTGCTGCCGGTCGGCGACGGGCTGCTGTGCGCGGTGCGGCGCGGCTGA
- a CDS encoding DUF3117 domain-containing protein has protein sequence MAAMKPRTGDGPLEVTKEGRGIVMRVPLEGGGRLVVELTPDEAEALGDALKKVVG, from the coding sequence ATGGCGGCCATGAAGCCGCGGACGGGCGATGGCCCGCTCGAGGTGACCAAGGAGGGGCGGGGCATCGTCATGCGGGTTCCGCTCGAAGGCGGCGGTCGTCTCGTCGTCGAGCTGACACCGGACGAGGCCGAGGCCCTCGGAGACGCCCTGAAGAAGGTCGTCGGCTGA
- a CDS encoding trypsin-like peptidase domain-containing protein: protein MDEGKAGALGPKPQWWSRPRRAQGGRPDGAGEQPVPPGAEPCAGTEGTPAAGTRPVAPPLPQDAPRQAYPAHPAGQAPADAAAPPVTAAPGHDGAPAPLHAPDPYGTPPYGGPGPWAPAPPVQRPVTPAHGTQLPQAAVTPAHGTPFPAAAPPAGPQPGPWQYDPWAPRPHGASGSHTVEAPVRRARRGRLVAGAALVALAAGGVGGAIGAHLERDGGIGGNVTLPQASAEKASRAPGSIAGIAARALPGVVTIHVRGGEDQGTGTGFVLDKRGHILTNNHVVEPAGADGAISVTFNGGQTAKATVVGRDSGYDLAVIKVTGVSGLTPLPLGNSDSVQVGDSVVAIGAPFDLAGTVTTGIISAKERPITAGGEKRDGSDVSYVDALQTDAPINPGNSGGPLVDAQARVIGINSAIRSAGSEDGPGGGQGGSIGLGFAIPINQAKRVAEELINTGKATHPVIGVTLDMEYTGDGARVNTKGAKGPAVTPGGPGDKAGIEPRDVITKVDGVPVHSGQELIVKIRSHRPGDRLGLTVERDGRERTVRLTLGSADAG, encoded by the coding sequence ATGGACGAGGGGAAGGCGGGGGCTCTCGGGCCCAAGCCGCAGTGGTGGAGCCGTCCGCGCCGGGCGCAGGGCGGCCGGCCGGACGGAGCGGGCGAGCAGCCCGTACCCCCGGGGGCGGAGCCCTGTGCGGGCACCGAGGGCACGCCCGCCGCCGGGACGCGGCCCGTGGCGCCGCCCCTGCCGCAGGACGCACCGCGGCAGGCGTACCCCGCGCACCCGGCCGGGCAGGCCCCCGCGGACGCGGCGGCCCCGCCCGTCACCGCCGCCCCCGGCCACGACGGCGCCCCGGCCCCCCTGCACGCCCCCGATCCGTACGGGACGCCCCCGTACGGCGGTCCGGGCCCCTGGGCCCCCGCGCCGCCCGTCCAGCGCCCGGTGACCCCGGCGCACGGCACCCAGCTGCCGCAGGCGGCCGTCACCCCTGCGCACGGCACTCCCTTCCCGGCCGCGGCGCCCCCGGCCGGGCCCCAGCCGGGTCCCTGGCAGTACGACCCCTGGGCACCCCGCCCGCACGGCGCTTCGGGCTCCCACACCGTCGAGGCGCCGGTGCGGCGGGCCCGGCGCGGCAGGCTCGTGGCGGGGGCCGCCCTGGTGGCCCTGGCCGCCGGCGGCGTCGGCGGCGCGATCGGTGCCCACCTGGAGCGGGACGGCGGCATCGGCGGGAACGTGACGCTGCCGCAGGCGTCCGCGGAGAAGGCGAGCCGCGCCCCCGGGAGCATCGCGGGCATCGCCGCCCGCGCGCTGCCCGGTGTGGTGACGATCCATGTGCGCGGCGGCGAGGACCAGGGCACCGGCACGGGCTTCGTGCTCGACAAGCGGGGTCACATCCTCACCAACAACCACGTCGTGGAGCCCGCCGGGGCCGACGGCGCCATATCCGTGACCTTCAACGGCGGCCAGACCGCCAAGGCCACCGTCGTCGGCCGGGACAGCGGCTACGACCTGGCCGTCATCAAGGTCACCGGCGTCTCCGGGCTGACCCCGCTGCCCCTGGGCAATTCGGACTCCGTCCAGGTCGGCGACTCCGTCGTCGCCATCGGGGCGCCGTTCGACCTCGCGGGCACGGTCACCACCGGCATCATCAGCGCCAAGGAACGCCCGATCACCGCGGGCGGTGAGAAGCGCGACGGCAGCGACGTCAGCTATGTCGACGCGCTGCAGACCGATGCGCCCATAAATCCGGGCAATTCCGGCGGCCCCCTGGTGGACGCCCAGGCCCGCGTCATCGGCATCAACAGCGCCATCCGCTCCGCCGGGAGCGAGGACGGCCCCGGCGGTGGCCAGGGCGGCAGCATCGGCCTGGGCTTCGCCATACCGATCAACCAGGCCAAGCGGGTCGCCGAAGAGCTGATCAACACCGGTAAGGCCACCCACCCGGTCATCGGCGTGACGCTCGACATGGAGTACACGGGCGACGGCGCGCGGGTGAACACCAAGGGCGCCAAGGGCCCCGCCGTGACCCCCGGCGGGCCGGGCGACAAGGCGGGCATCGAGCCCCGGGACGTGATCACCAAGGTGGACGGCGTTCCGGTGCACAGCGGCCAGGAGCTGATCGTCAAGATCCGCAGTCATCGCCCGGGCGACCGGCTCGGCCTGACCGTCGAGCGCGACGGCCGGGAGCGCACCGTGCGACTGACCCTGGGATCGGCGGACGCGGGCTGA
- a CDS encoding Mrp/NBP35 family ATP-binding protein yields the protein MATDTAPGSAPSEDAIRAALATVNDPEIHRPITELGMVKSVGIAADGTVAVVVYLTVSGCPMRETITKNVRDAVAGVAGVTGVTVELDVMSDEQRKELASALRGGTAEREVPFAQPGSLTRVYAVASGKGGVGKSSVTVNLAAAMAADGLKVGVVDADIYGHSVPRMLGAEGKPTQVENMIMPPSANGVKVISIGMFTPGNAPVVWRGPMLHRALQQFLADVYWGDLDVLLLDLPPGTGDIAISVAQLVPNAEILVVTTPQQAAAEVAERAGSIAVQTHQKIVGVVENMSGLPCPHCDEMVDVFGSGGGQRVADGLTRTTGANVPVLGSIPIDVRLREGGDEGRPVVLTDPESPAGSALRAIAGKLGGRQRGLSGMSLGITPRNKF from the coding sequence ATGGCTACCGACACTGCACCGGGCTCCGCGCCGAGCGAGGACGCGATCCGCGCCGCGCTCGCGACGGTGAACGACCCCGAGATCCACCGGCCGATCACCGAGCTGGGCATGGTCAAATCCGTCGGGATCGCCGCGGACGGCACGGTCGCCGTGGTCGTGTACCTGACGGTGTCCGGTTGCCCGATGCGCGAGACGATCACGAAGAACGTACGGGACGCGGTCGCGGGCGTCGCCGGCGTCACGGGCGTCACCGTCGAGCTGGACGTGATGAGCGACGAGCAGCGCAAGGAGCTGGCCTCCGCGCTGCGCGGCGGCACCGCCGAGCGCGAGGTGCCCTTCGCCCAGCCCGGCTCGCTGACCCGTGTCTACGCTGTCGCCTCCGGCAAGGGCGGCGTCGGCAAGTCCTCGGTGACGGTCAACCTGGCGGCGGCGATGGCGGCCGACGGGCTGAAGGTCGGCGTCGTCGACGCGGACATCTACGGCCACTCGGTGCCGCGCATGCTGGGCGCCGAGGGCAAGCCCACCCAGGTCGAGAACATGATCATGCCGCCGTCGGCGAACGGCGTGAAGGTCATCTCGATCGGGATGTTCACCCCGGGCAACGCCCCGGTGGTGTGGCGCGGCCCGATGCTGCACCGCGCGCTCCAGCAGTTCCTCGCGGATGTCTACTGGGGCGATCTCGACGTCCTGCTGCTGGACCTGCCGCCGGGCACCGGCGACATCGCGATCTCCGTCGCGCAGCTCGTGCCGAACGCCGAGATCCTGGTGGTGACGACCCCTCAGCAGGCCGCCGCCGAGGTCGCCGAGCGCGCCGGTTCGATCGCCGTGCAGACCCACCAGAAGATCGTCGGCGTCGTGGAGAACATGTCCGGGCTGCCCTGCCCGCACTGCGACGAGATGGTCGACGTGTTCGGTTCGGGCGGCGGTCAGCGCGTCGCCGACGGGCTGACCCGGACCACGGGCGCGAACGTGCCGGTGCTGGGTTCCATCCCGATCGACGTGCGGCTGCGCGAGGGCGGCGACGAGGGCAGGCCCGTCGTCCTGACCGACCCGGAGTCCCCGGCGGGCAGCGCGCTGCGCGCCATCGCCGGCAAGCTGGGCGGCCGCCAGCGCGGTCTGTCGGGCATGTCGCTGGGCATCACCCCGCGCAATAAGTTCTGA
- a CDS encoding DMT family transporter produces MRPGMRTDLVLLATAIAGVSLSAPLIAATAAPALAIAFWRNAMAVGALTPFALFRHRAELFGMGRRALLLAVAAGALLAVHFAVWLPSLHMTSVASSTALVTTTPIWTTLLLCLRGHRPPALVWAGTALAFLGVVILTGVDLSLSPRALAGDALALAGGMAAAGYVLLGAEVRRTVGTLAYTYVCYATTTVLLLVTCLVSGSALGGYSGGTWLKLAVLTVCAQLLGHSLINRVVKGLGPSVTSTAILLETPGAALIAAVWLGQTPSAAAYPALAVIMAGLALVIMADRTRKPPVETGV; encoded by the coding sequence ATGCGACCCGGGATGCGTACGGATCTGGTGCTGCTCGCGACAGCCATCGCCGGTGTCTCGCTCTCCGCCCCGCTCATCGCCGCCACCGCGGCCCCCGCGCTCGCCATCGCGTTCTGGCGCAACGCCATGGCCGTCGGCGCGCTCACCCCCTTCGCCCTGTTCCGGCACCGCGCGGAGCTGTTCGGCATGGGCCGTCGCGCGCTGCTGCTGGCCGTCGCCGCGGGGGCGCTGCTCGCCGTGCACTTCGCGGTGTGGCTGCCGAGCCTGCACATGACCTCGGTCGCCTCCTCGACCGCGCTGGTCACCACCACCCCGATCTGGACGACGCTCCTGCTGTGCCTGCGCGGCCACCGGCCGCCGGCGCTCGTCTGGGCGGGCACCGCCCTCGCCTTCCTCGGCGTCGTGATCCTCACGGGCGTGGACCTGTCCCTCTCCCCGCGCGCCCTTGCCGGGGACGCCCTGGCCCTGGCGGGCGGCATGGCGGCGGCGGGGTACGTGCTGCTGGGAGCGGAGGTGCGGCGGACGGTGGGCACCCTCGCGTACACGTACGTCTGCTACGCCACGACGACCGTGCTGCTGCTCGTCACCTGTCTCGTCTCGGGCTCCGCCCTGGGCGGCTACAGCGGCGGGACGTGGCTCAAGCTGGCCGTGCTGACCGTCTGCGCCCAACTGCTCGGGCACTCCCTCATCAACCGGGTCGTCAAGGGCCTCGGCCCGTCCGTCACCTCGACGGCGATCCTGCTGGAGACGCCGGGCGCGGCCCTGATCGCGGCCGTCTGGCTGGGCCAGACACCGTCGGCCGCGGCCTACCCTGCACTCGCGGTGATCATGGCGGGCCTGGCCCTGGTGATCATGGCGGACCGCACCCGGAAGCCGCCGGTGGAAACGGGCGTCTGA
- the sigE gene encoding RNA polymerase sigma factor SigE, translating to MVGALLETARADRGGAAAAGDRRRAPRRFRRSAVEPKSVTNTADNPTRTADASTAAFATDADAQAWTPPTWEEIVSTHSGRVYRLAYRLTGNQHDAEDLTQEVFVRVFRSLSTYTPGTFEGWLHRITTNLFLDMVRRRQRIRFDALGDDAAERLPSREPSPQQHFNDTHFDADVQQALDTLAPEFRAAVVLCDIEGLSYEEIAATLGVKLGTVRSRIHRGRSHLRKALQHRSPAARAEQRAVAGVAPGVPLGREVGIA from the coding sequence ATGGTAGGGGCTCTACTGGAGACCGCCAGAGCCGACAGGGGAGGTGCGGCTGCGGCCGGAGACCGTCGGAGAGCGCCGCGGCGCTTTCGCAGGTCCGCCGTCGAGCCGAAATCCGTGACCAACACTGCTGACAACCCCACCCGCACCGCAGACGCATCCACCGCGGCTTTCGCCACCGATGCGGATGCTCAGGCGTGGACCCCTCCCACCTGGGAGGAGATCGTCAGCACTCACAGCGGCCGGGTCTACCGTCTCGCCTACCGCCTGACCGGGAACCAGCACGATGCCGAGGACCTCACGCAGGAGGTCTTCGTCCGTGTCTTCCGTTCGCTGTCCACGTACACCCCGGGCACGTTCGAGGGCTGGCTGCACCGCATCACCACCAATCTCTTCCTCGACATGGTCCGGCGCCGTCAGCGCATCCGCTTCGACGCGCTGGGCGACGACGCCGCGGAGCGGCTGCCCAGCCGCGAGCCCTCCCCGCAGCAGCACTTCAACGACACGCACTTCGACGCGGACGTCCAGCAGGCGCTGGACACCCTCGCCCCGGAGTTCCGCGCCGCGGTGGTCCTGTGCGACATCGAAGGACTGTCCTACGAGGAGATCGCCGCGACCCTCGGCGTGAAGCTCGGCACCGTGCGCAGCCGTATCCACCGCGGCCGCTCCCATCTGCGCAAGGCACTGCAGCACCGCTCGCCCGCCGCCCGGGCCGAGCAGCGCGCGGTGGCGGGGGTGGCTCCCGGCGTTCCTTTGGGTAGGGAGGTCGGGATCGCGTGA
- a CDS encoding enoyl-CoA hydratase/isomerase family protein, with protein MADTVLYQVNDGLATITLNRPDAMNALNIETKVALLRALGEAAGDPAVRAVLLTATGRAFCVGQDLKEHVELLGRDAEKVMSTVAEHYNPIVTAITGMPKPVVAGVNGVAAGAGAGFAFAADYRVVADTAGFNTSFAGVALTADSGVSWTLPRLIGQSRAADLLLFPRNVSAQEAQELGIANKVVPAAELAAEASAVARRLADGPTFAYAAIKASLDFAAGHSLTEALAKENELQGKAGASDDHRIAVDAFLKKEKPKYVGR; from the coding sequence ATGGCCGACACCGTGTTGTACCAGGTGAACGACGGGCTCGCGACGATCACATTGAATCGTCCCGACGCCATGAACGCGCTGAACATCGAGACCAAGGTCGCGCTGCTCCGGGCCCTGGGCGAGGCGGCCGGCGACCCGGCCGTACGGGCCGTACTGCTCACCGCCACCGGCCGCGCCTTCTGTGTCGGCCAGGACCTCAAGGAACACGTCGAGCTGCTCGGCCGGGACGCCGAGAAGGTCATGAGCACGGTCGCGGAGCACTACAACCCGATCGTCACCGCGATCACGGGCATGCCGAAGCCCGTCGTCGCCGGGGTCAACGGGGTCGCGGCGGGCGCGGGCGCGGGCTTCGCCTTCGCGGCGGACTACCGCGTGGTCGCGGACACCGCGGGCTTCAACACCTCTTTCGCCGGGGTGGCGCTCACCGCCGACTCGGGCGTCTCCTGGACCCTCCCCCGCCTCATCGGCCAGAGCCGCGCCGCCGATCTGCTGCTCTTCCCGCGCAATGTCAGCGCGCAGGAGGCGCAGGAGCTGGGCATCGCGAACAAGGTCGTCCCGGCCGCCGAGCTGGCCGCCGAGGCGAGCGCCGTGGCCCGCCGGCTGGCGGACGGCCCGACCTTCGCCTACGCGGCGATCAAGGCGTCCCTGGACTTCGCCGCCGGCCACTCGCTGACCGAGGCACTGGCCAAGGAGAACGAGCTCCAGGGCAAGGCGGGCGCCTCCGACGATCACCGGATCGCCGTGGACGCCTTCCTGAAGAAGGAGAAGCCGAAGTACGTGGGGCGCTGA
- a CDS encoding DUF1003 domain-containing protein — translation MGTDRGRDFGLTPRGERGESKDRAKERAKAQSAAPQRVRLDQPRVKRRSWLPTYDPEAFGHASERIARFLGTGRFIVWMTIVIILWVVWNTSAPPHLRWDTYPFIFLTLMLSLQASYAAPLILLAQNRQDDRDRVNLEQDRKQNERSIADTEYLTREIAALRMGLGEVATRDWIRSEFQDLVKELEQRRIFPEESEERDR, via the coding sequence ATGGGCACTGACCGCGGCCGCGACTTCGGGCTCACCCCGCGCGGGGAGCGCGGCGAGTCCAAGGACCGGGCCAAGGAGCGGGCCAAGGCACAGTCCGCCGCCCCGCAGCGGGTGCGGCTGGACCAGCCCCGGGTCAAGCGGCGCAGCTGGCTGCCGACGTACGACCCGGAGGCCTTCGGCCACGCCTCGGAGCGGATCGCCCGGTTCCTGGGCACGGGCCGCTTCATCGTGTGGATGACGATCGTCATCATCCTGTGGGTGGTGTGGAACACATCCGCGCCCCCTCATCTGCGGTGGGACACGTACCCGTTCATCTTCCTGACCCTGATGCTGTCGCTCCAGGCCTCGTACGCGGCGCCGCTGATCCTGCTGGCGCAGAACCGGCAGGACGACCGGGACCGGGTCAATCTGGAGCAGGACCGCAAGCAGAACGAGCGGTCCATCGCGGACACCGAGTACCTCACGCGGGAGATCGCGGCGCTGCGGATGGGGCTCGGCGAGGTCGCCACGCGGGACTGGATCCGCTCGGAGTTCCAGGACCTGGTGAAGGAACTGGAACAGCGGCGGATATTCCCGGAAGAGAGTGAGGAACGCGACCGCTGA
- a CDS encoding magnesium transporter MgtE N-terminal domain-containing protein → MAAGPRVFVSHLSGVAVFDPNGDQVGRVRDLVAMLRVGGRPPRVLGLVVEVVSRRRIFLPMTRVTGVESGQVITTGVVNMRRFEQRPTERLILGELLDRRVRLADADPKDAEVTVLDVSITQLPARRDWEIDKVFVRRGKGGALRRKGETLTVEWSAVTGFSMEEQGQGAENLLATFERLRPADLANVLHHLTPKRRSEVAAALDDDRLADVLEELPEDDQIEILGKLKEERAADVLEAMDPDDAADLLSELPEEEMERLLTLMQPGDAADVRRLLAYEERTAGGLMTTEPIVLRPDATVADALARVRNPDLSPALAAQVYVCRPPDETPTGKYLGTVHFQRLLRDPPFTLVGSIADTDLRPLPPGTPLPAVTSYLATYNMVAAPVVDESGSLLGAVTVDDVLDHLLPEDWRETELHHGALDMSDLRESVDGH, encoded by the coding sequence ATGGCAGCAGGCCCCCGGGTCTTCGTCTCGCACCTCTCGGGTGTGGCCGTCTTCGATCCGAACGGCGACCAGGTGGGCCGGGTGCGCGACCTGGTGGCGATGCTGCGGGTCGGTGGCCGCCCCCCGCGTGTCCTCGGGCTGGTCGTGGAGGTCGTCAGCCGGCGCCGGATCTTTCTGCCGATGACCCGGGTGACCGGGGTCGAGTCCGGCCAGGTCATCACCACAGGCGTGGTCAACATGCGGCGCTTCGAGCAGCGGCCGACCGAGCGGCTGATCCTCGGCGAGCTGCTGGACCGGCGGGTGCGGCTGGCCGACGCGGATCCGAAGGACGCCGAGGTCACGGTCCTCGATGTGTCGATCACCCAGCTGCCGGCCCGCCGCGACTGGGAGATCGACAAGGTCTTCGTGCGGCGCGGCAAGGGCGGGGCGCTGCGCCGCAAGGGCGAGACGCTGACCGTCGAGTGGTCGGCCGTGACGGGCTTCTCCATGGAGGAACAGGGGCAGGGCGCGGAGAACCTCCTGGCGACCTTCGAGCGGCTGCGCCCGGCCGACCTCGCCAATGTGCTGCACCACCTGACGCCCAAGCGGCGCTCGGAGGTGGCGGCGGCGCTGGACGACGACCGGCTGGCGGACGTGCTGGAGGAGCTGCCGGAGGACGACCAGATCGAGATCCTCGGCAAGCTGAAGGAGGAGCGCGCCGCCGACGTCCTGGAGGCGATGGACCCGGACGACGCGGCCGATCTGCTCTCGGAGCTGCCCGAGGAGGAGATGGAGCGGCTGCTGACGCTGATGCAGCCGGGTGACGCCGCCGACGTCCGGCGGCTGCTGGCGTACGAGGAGCGGACGGCCGGCGGGCTGATGACCACCGAACCGATCGTGCTGCGCCCGGACGCCACCGTCGCCGACGCGCTGGCCCGGGTGCGCAACCCCGATCTGTCCCCCGCGCTCGCCGCGCAGGTCTACGTCTGCCGGCCGCCGGACGAGACGCCGACGGGCAAGTACCTGGGCACCGTGCACTTCCAGCGGCTGCTGCGCGACCCGCCGTTCACGCTCGTCGGCTCGATCGCCGACACGGATCTGCGGCCGCTGCCGCCGGGCACCCCGCTGCCGGCCGTCACCAGCTATCTGGCGACCTACAACATGGTCGCGGCGCCCGTCGTGGACGAGAGCGGCTCGCTGCTGGGCGCGGTGACCGTCGACGACGTCCTGGACCACCTGCTGCCCGAGGACTGGCGGGAGACCGAGCTGCACCACGGCGCGCTGGACATGAGCGACCTGCGGGAGAGCGTCGATGGGCACTGA